One Vicia villosa cultivar HV-30 ecotype Madison, WI unplaced genomic scaffold, Vvil1.0 ctg.001291F_1_1, whole genome shotgun sequence DNA segment encodes these proteins:
- the LOC131634434 gene encoding uncharacterized protein LOC131634434, producing the protein MGEGRNDGAIVEALPMLAGAIGSKCLKFVNGLGHDIKKAISYQQITSFTELVNKNQIYDKDSRESASHYKSFNDGKGKGQYHGKPYDDKKKQKSGYGRKPSGGGAITPIKGYKCGLERNHANECNKNFGKCLKCDKPGHKVVDCRVGSSVTCYNCCEQGHISTKCDKPKKEQAKEKVFALFGFETIVDDRLIREFNRVYINCFDKTIIFPKTDVKEDLFLSAKQVGKSVQDGEMLFMLLAILEVHEKRTIEELPIVRDFDEVFPEDVSDLPPEREMEFMIDLVPRISLVSMAPYWMSASELKELKSQLEESFENKFICLSVSPWGAPVLLVKKKEGSMRLCVDYRK; encoded by the exons ATGGGTGAGGGAAGGAATGATGGCGCTATTGTCGAGGCATTGCCGATGTTGGCGGGTGCTATTGG GTCTAAGTGTttaaagtttgtgaatggtttggggcatgatatcaagaaggctattAGTTACCAACAGATTACTAGTTTTACGGAGTTGGTTAACAAGAATCAGATTTATGATaaggatagtagggagagtgcttctcatTATAAGTCTTTTAATGATGGGAAAGGGAAAGGACAATATCATGGGAAACCTTATGATGATAAGAAGAAGCAGAAATCTGGTTATGGCAGAAAGCCAAGCGGGGGAGGAGCTATCACTCCAATTAAGGGCTACAAGTGTGGTCTCGAAAGAAATCATGCTAATGAATGCAACAAGAATTTTGGAAAGTGTTTAAAGTGTGACAAGCCTGGTCATAAAGTTGTGGACTGTAGAGTTGGTTCgagtgtgacttgctacaattgttgTGAGCAAGGGCATATTAGTACCAagtgtgataagccaaagaaggagcaagcgaaagAAAAAGTGTTTGCATTGTTTGGTTTTGAGACCATTGTTGATGATAGGCTAATcagag AGTTTAATCGTGTTTATATCAACTGCTTTGATAAGACAATTATTTTTCCTAAAACTGAtgttaaggaagatttgtttttATCTGCTAAGCAAGTGGGtaagtctgtgcaagatggtgaaatgttgtttatgttgttggcaaTATTGGAAGTTCATGAGAAGAGAACAATTGAGGAATTGCCAATAGTTCGTGATTTTGATGAggtatttcctgaagatgtaagtgatttaccaccAGAACGTGAAATGGAGTTTATgattgatttagttcctagaaTTAGTcttgtatcgatggctccatattgGATGTcagcttctgagttgaaagagttgaagagtcaacttgaggaatCATTTGAGAATAAGTTTATTTGTctgagtgtgtcgccgtggggtgcgcctgttttATTGGTTAAGaaaaaggaaggttctatgaggctttgtgttgattatagaaaATGA
- the LOC131634429 gene encoding F-box/kelch-repeat protein At3g06240-like gives MEDKTLKHLEMEDNLAVGVKKVSIGIPNDLSFSILSKLSVKTLKRFECVCKSWTLLFQISYFMSLFCKNLYNHSYYDYTSLLLHLYNKTTSSDVLYSLSDERFENKIKLDWPNPFQRDDLEFDILGSHSINGILCLISYSQTNTRLVLWNPTTEEFKVVPTSFRESVPYMDIEITRYGFGYDSDRHDYKVIRQIMYNPNSDSESDIDDLSLEDIYYQLFWEIYSLQSNSWKKLDSDVPHNYIDQVLCHNGMCHWWGEEGYNNENYDEAYLLSFDLSKEVFLITPIPEDNFFRSRHYWEDLIVLNGRIALISNHNKNYPNDDIFRISILGEVGVKESWIKFCTVWPFPFIEHPIGVGKNGYIFLREHNGKLVCFNINTQRVEELGFVGHGFQGRTIIYERSIIPIGGMNI, from the coding sequence ATGGAAGACAAAACTCTGAAGCATTTAGAGATGGAAGATAATTTAGCTGTGGGAGTTAAGAAGGTTAGTATTGGCATACCTAATGATCTTTCTTTCTCCATACTTTCAAAATTATCTGTAAAAACTTTGAAGCGTTTTGAATGTGTATGTAAATCATGGACCCTCTTATTCCAAATCTCTTATTTCATGAGCTTGTTCTGCAAAAATCTCTATAATCATTCTTATTATGATTATACATCTCTTCTACTACACCTATATAACAAAACGACTTCGAGTGATGTGTTGTATTCTCTATCTGATGAGCGATTTGAGAATAAGATCAAATTAGATTGGCCAAATCCATTTCAAAGGGATGaccttgaatttgatattttgggATCTCATAGCATTAATGGGATTCTTTGTCTAATCAGTTACTCCCAGACAAATACAAGACTTGTATTGTGGAACCCAACTACCGAGGAATTCAAGGTTGTTCCTACTAGCTTTCGTGAGTCTGTGCCGTATATGGATATTGAAATTACTCGATATGGTTTTGGTTATGATTCTGATAGACATGACTACAAGGTGATTCGACAAATAATGTATAATCCAAATAGCGATAGTGAAAGTGACATTGATGATTTGTCACTTGAAGATATATATTACCAACTCTTTTGGGAGATATATAGTCTACAAAGTAACTCTTGGAAGAAACTTGACTCTGATGTCCCTCATAATTATATAGATCAAGTACTGTGTCATAATGGAATGTGTCACTGGTGGGGCGAAGAAGGCTATAATAATGAAAATTATGATGAAGCATACCTACTATCATTTGACCTGAGTAAGGAGGTATTCCTCATAACACCCATACCAGAGGATAATTTTTTTAGATCTAGACATTATTGGGAAGACTTAATAGTATTAAATGGTCGCATTGCTTTAATCTCGAATCACAATAAAAACTACCCAAATGATGATATTTTTCGCATATCAATTTTGGGTGAAGTTGGTGTGAAAGAATCATGGATTAAATTCTGTACTGTTTGGCCTTTTCCTTTCATTGAGCATCCTATTGGAGTTGGAAAGAATGGGTATATATTCTTGAGAGAGCATAATGGAAAATTAGTTTGTTTTAATATAAATACTCAGAGGGTTGAGGAACTCGGTTTTGTTGGACATGGATTTCAAGGTAGGACAATAATTTATGAAAGAAGTATTATTCCAATTGGAGGTATGAATATATAA
- the LOC131634435 gene encoding putative F-box protein At3g25460, with the protein MENITLKPLEMEKKLSTGIKKVSIGIPNDLSFFILSKLSAKTLKRFECVCKLWTLLFQNSYFMSLFCKNLYNHSYYGYTSLLLHLHHKTTSSDLLYSLSDKHFENKIKLNWPNPFQKEDLEFDILGSRSVNGILCLIISSPQTNTRLVLWNPVSEEFKVVPTSFRESVPPYMDIEITRYGFGYDSDRDDYKVIRQIMYNPNSDSESDIDDLSSEDIYYQVFWEIYSLQSNSWQKLKSNLPNNYIDRVLCLDGMCHWWGEEGYSNENYDEAYLLSFDISKEVFLITPIPEDNFFRSMLYWEDLVVLNGCIALISNHIKNYPSDDIFHISILGEVGVKESWIKFYTVWPFPYIEHPIGVGNNGYIFLIGNNGKLVCFNVNTQMVEELGYVGYGFKSKIIIYE; encoded by the coding sequence ATGGAAAATATAACTTTAAAGCCTCTGgagatggaaaaaaaattatctaCGGGAATTAAGAAGGTTAGTATCGGCATACCTAATGatctttctttcttcatactttcaAAATTATCTGCAAAAACTTTGAAGCGTTTTGAATGTGTATGTAAATTATGGACCCTCTTATTTCAAAACTCTTACTTTATGAGCCTATTCTGCAAAAACCTCTATAATCATTCTTACTATGGTTATACATCTCTTCTCCTACACCTACATCATAAAACGACATCGAGCGATTTATTGTATTCTCTATCAGATAAGCACTTTGAGAATAAGATCAAATTAAATTGGCCAAATCCATTTCAAAAGGAAGatcttgaatttgatattttgggGTCTCGTAGTGTCAACGGGATTCTTTGTCTAATAATTAGTTCCCCCCAAACAAATACAAGACTTGTATTGTGGAACCCTGTTAGCGAGGAATTCAAGGTTGTTCCTACCAGCTTTCGTGAGTCTGTACCACCATATATGGATATTGAAATTACTCGATATGGTTTTGGTTATGATTCTGATAGAGATGACTACAAGGTGATTCGACAAATAATGTATAATCCTAATAGCGATAGTGAAAGTGACATTGATGATTTGTCATCTGAAGATATATATTACCAAGTCTTTTGGGAGATTTATAGTCTACAAAGTAACTCTTGGCAGAAACTTAAATCTAATCTCCCTAATAATTATATAGATCGAGTATTGTGTCTTGACGGAATGTGTCACTGGTGGGGTGAAGAAGGCTATAGTAATGAAAATTATGATGAAGCATACCTACTATCATTTGACATAAGTAAGGAGGTATTCCTTATAACACCCATACCTGAGGATAATTTTTTTAGATCTATGCTTTATTGGGAAGACTTAGTAGTATTAAATGGTTGCATTGCTTTAATCTCAAATCACATTAAAAACTACCCAAGTGATGATATTTTTCATATATCAATTTTGGGAGAAGTTGGTGTGAAAGAATCATGGATTAAATTCTATACTGTTTGGCCTTTTCCATACATTGAGCATCCGATTGGAGTTGGAAACAATGGGTATATATTCTTGATAGGGAATAATGGGAAATTAGTTTGTTTTAATGTAAACACTCAGATGGTTGAGGAGCTCGGTTATGTAGGATATGGATTTAAAAGTAAGATAATAATTTATGAATGA